DNA sequence from the Penicillium psychrofluorescens genome assembly, chromosome: 3 genome:
ACTTCAGTCCGTTCTGGTCGGGCACTCCGTCCGATAAACATTCTCTGGCCCTATCCATGATTGACGCCCTCAAGGCTTCGGGCTTCTTCTACCTCAAATCCCATGGCATTCCACCTAGTGAGGTCTCACGAGTGTTCGATGCGTCAGCCCACTTCTTTGCTCGACcccagacccagaagctCGAGCTGGGCTGGACTACTCCACAGTCGAACCGAGGTTACGTCGCAGTGGGCCGTGAGCACCTCGCGAGCCAGATGGATCTAAAGGAAACTATGGAGATCGGTCGGGAGGGTGTCGTAGAACATCCCAACCACTGGCCTGACCATTTTGACGACGAAGGGAAAGTCTTCAAAGAGCTCatgctctctttcttcgaCAGGTGCAAGAACCTTCACGTGCAGATCTTGAGCGCCATTGCTCTAGGGATGAATTTGCCTACCAGTTTCTTTGACCAGTTCATTGATCATGGTGACAACAACTTGCGCCTACTCCACTACCCGCCTGTTCGCAAGGATCTCTTTCACCAGAGCGTGCCCACCGATGAACATAGCGACTACGGATCGATCACGCTGCTCTTCCAGGATCGCCACGGTGGACTGCAGGTGCGCAGCCCGACGGG
Encoded proteins:
- a CDS encoding uncharacterized protein (ID:PFLUO_004967-T1.cds;~source:funannotate) — translated: MVPPYSPPQQAVEKNDLYIPLIDFSPFWSGTPSDKHSLALSMIDALKASGFFYLKSHGIPPSEVSRVFDASAHFFARPQTQKLELGWTTPQSNRGYVAVGREHLASQMDLKETMEIGREGVVEHPNHWPDHFDDEGKVFKELMLSFFDRCKNLHVQILSAIALGMNLPTSFFDQFIDHGDNNLRLLHYPPVRKDLFHQSVPTDEHSDYGSITLLFQDRHGGLQVRSPTGTFVDVIPIADSIVVNAGDLLARWSNDTIRSTHHRVIEPPKPVGEDPSTDASDTYPSRHSIAYFCNPNRNARIEALPGTFDEHVHRDKKYEDVTAGEYLVQKLAATI